A DNA window from Loxodonta africana isolate mLoxAfr1 chromosome 7, mLoxAfr1.hap2, whole genome shotgun sequence contains the following coding sequences:
- the LOC135232055 gene encoding olfactory receptor 8K3-like, protein MGKHNLTALNEFVLMGITDHPELQAPLFGLFLIIYMISVVGNLGIIILTKMDSRLQTPMYFFLRHLAITDLGYSTTVGPKMLANFVVDENTISYYFCAAQLAFFILFINVELFILSAMSYDRYVAIYFLRMNSAEGRHKAFFTCGSPLTAVIVFFGTLIFMYMQPKSSHSFDGDKGASIFYTLVIPMLNPLIYSLRNKDVKYALHKTRKKIWNIFSTV, encoded by the exons ATGGGCAAACACAATCTAACAGCGCTTAATGAATTTGTTCTGATGGGAATCACAGACCACCCAGAGCTGCAGGCTCCATTGTTCGGGCTGTTCCTCATCATCTACATGATCTCAGTGGTGGGCAACTtgggcatcatcatcctcaccaaAATGGACTCCAGGCTACAaactcccatgtacttttttctcagacacctggctatcactgatcttgGTTACTCAACAACTGTGGGACCAAAAATGCTGGCAAATTTTGTTGTAGATGAAAATACAATCTCCTATTACTTTTGTGCTGCACAACTAGCATTCTTTATTTTGTTCATAAATGTTGAACTTTTCATTTTGTCGGCAATGTCCTACGACCgatatgtggccatct ACTTTCTCAGGATGAACTCAGCTGAGGGCAGGCACAAGGCCTTCTTCACCTGTGGATCCCCCCTGACGGCAGTGATAGTGTTCTTtgggactttaatctttatgtacatGCAGCCCAAGTCCAGTCATTCCTTTGATGGTGATAAAGGAGCTTCCATATTTTATACCCTGGTTATCCCCATGTTGAACCCCTTGATTTATAGCTTGAGGAACAAAGACGTAAAATATGCCCTACATAAGACACGGAAAAAAATATGGAACATCTTTTCTACAGTTTGA